In Marinobacter sp. LQ44, the following are encoded in one genomic region:
- a CDS encoding NADH:ubiquinone reductase (Na(+)-transporting) subunit F has translation MSHTVTIEPIGEQIEVEDGQTILQAALRQGVWLPFACGHGTCATCKVQVLEGDVEIGDASPFALMDVERDEGKVLACCATVESDVTIEADIDVDPDFEGYPVEDYVATVTDIVDLSPTIKGLHLKLDRPMTFQAGQYINIEVPGVEGARAFSLANPPGKPDEVELHIRLVEGGAATTYIHEQLKAGDELNLSGPYGQFFVRSSQPGDLIFIAGGSGLSSPQSMILDLLEQDDERKIVLFQGARNLAELYNRELFEALDRDHDNFTYVPALSQAEDDADWPGFRGYVHDAAKEHFDSRFSGNKAYLCGPPPMIDAAITALMQGRLFERDIFMEKFLTAADGAEDTQRSALFKKI, from the coding sequence ATGAGTCATACCGTTACTATCGAGCCGATTGGCGAGCAGATTGAAGTCGAGGATGGCCAGACCATCCTCCAGGCGGCCCTTCGCCAGGGTGTGTGGTTGCCCTTCGCTTGCGGCCACGGCACCTGCGCCACCTGCAAGGTTCAGGTGCTGGAAGGCGACGTTGAGATTGGCGACGCCTCACCCTTTGCCCTGATGGATGTTGAGCGGGACGAAGGCAAGGTGCTGGCCTGCTGCGCCACCGTGGAGAGCGACGTCACCATTGAAGCCGACATTGATGTCGACCCGGACTTCGAGGGCTACCCGGTGGAGGACTATGTTGCGACAGTAACGGATATTGTTGACCTGTCGCCCACCATCAAGGGTCTGCACCTGAAACTGGACCGCCCGATGACCTTCCAGGCCGGCCAGTACATCAACATCGAAGTGCCCGGAGTTGAGGGTGCCCGTGCATTCTCCCTGGCAAATCCGCCGGGCAAACCCGATGAAGTGGAACTGCACATCCGCCTGGTTGAGGGTGGCGCTGCAACCACCTACATCCACGAGCAGTTGAAAGCAGGCGATGAGCTGAACCTGTCCGGCCCCTACGGCCAGTTCTTCGTGCGCAGCTCCCAGCCTGGCGACCTGATCTTCATCGCGGGTGGGTCAGGGCTTTCCAGCCCGCAGTCGATGATTCTCGACCTGCTGGAGCAGGACGACGAACGCAAGATCGTGTTGTTCCAGGGCGCCCGCAACCTCGCCGAACTTTACAACCGCGAACTGTTTGAAGCACTGGATCGTGACCACGACAACTTCACCTACGTGCCGGCCCTGAGCCAGGCCGAAGATGACGCCGACTGGCCGGGCTTCCGGGGCTATGTGCACGATGCCGCCAAGGAGCACTTTGATAGCCGGTTTTCCGGTAACAAGGCTTACCTGTGTGGCCCACCTCCGATGATTGATGCCGCGATCACTGCCCTGATGCAAGGCCGGTTGTTCGAGCGGGACATCTTCATGGAGAAATTCCTGACAGCGGCCGACGGTGCGGAAGACACCCAGCGTTCAGCCCTGTTCAAGAAGATCTGA
- a CDS encoding phenol hydroxylase subunit P4, protein MSVNALYDYKFEPKDKVENFHGMQLLYVYWPDHLLFCAPFALLVQPDMTFRALVEEILKPATAAHPESAKADFLNAEWLLNDEPFTPNADATLKDQGIDHKSMLTVTTPGLKGMANAGY, encoded by the coding sequence ATGAGTGTAAACGCACTTTACGACTACAAGTTTGAACCGAAAGACAAGGTCGAAAACTTTCACGGCATGCAGCTGCTGTATGTCTACTGGCCCGACCACCTGCTGTTCTGCGCGCCGTTTGCGTTGCTGGTGCAGCCGGATATGACCTTCCGTGCCCTGGTGGAGGAGATCCTCAAGCCGGCCACCGCAGCACACCCGGAATCTGCAAAAGCGGACTTCCTAAATGCTGAATGGCTGCTGAACGATGAGCCGTTCACCCCGAATGCGGATGCCACCCTGAAAGACCAGGGCATTGATCACAAAAGCATGCTGACGGTTACCACGCCGGGCCTGAAAGGCATGGCGAACGCCGGATACTGA